One stretch of Mobula birostris isolate sMobBir1 chromosome 23, sMobBir1.hap1, whole genome shotgun sequence DNA includes these proteins:
- the LOC140186804 gene encoding proline and serine-rich protein 2 has protein sequence MPVESLYAEMDFNVSPITKLNGIERTANGDSSFSSSRNSNSDDEFMNYLSREEQECILFFENTLDSLNDDFEDYCSNSSLRVKDPSTLQSYNSENEEIIDLVTTKSQPVEFIPKYDTVFSVDEGGKRLQEEEVQVNQEKPVVKEPNSRSPSQLTKQSSFERTSPEPALEPVQAYCSHSKPLGSVPTPMVIAQKIAEKSVGNGIPWPTPQTERKPLTQEKEQANTTSLTEGRAPPYKNVKAQRFPSNISISVPNKEYNSTISKAAVKVQQRKAQVLANLGGTSLLAAESEPSHLPGLVNSPRRSRPLNHSASNESAGMAAPKLGSVNKSLDKADSGLLNGYRPKVRGSGSSQSVMAPAVSKDSHAAGPTRKSASLQPGTTDSAPRTDSPNSPAVRRAGSFQQPSGFRTPGITVQFSGRSSNDESCREALRRLGILRISKDQ, from the exons ATGCCAGTGGAGTCACTGTACGCAGAGATGGACTTCAATGTTTCTCCCATCACTAAGCTGAATGGCATTGAAAGGACGGCAAATGGAGACAGCAGCTTCAGCTCCTCAAGGAACTCCAATTCG GACGACGAATTCATGAACTACCTGTCTCGCGAGGAGCAAGAGTGTATTTTGTTCTTTGAGAATACACTTGACTCTCTGAATGATGATTTTGAGGACTACTGCTCAAACTCCAGCCTAAGAGTCAAGGATCCTTCCACACTACAAAGCTATAATTCGGAAAACGAGGAAATCATTGATTTAGTGACCACCAAATCTCAGCCGGTGGAATTCATCCCTAAATATGATACCGTGTTTTCAG TTGATGAAGGTGGAAAGAGACTCCAGGAAGAGGAAGTCCAGGTGAACCAAGAGAAACCTGTGGTGAAGGAGCCGAACAGCCGTTCTCCCTCGCAGTTAACAAAGCAAAGCAGCTTTGAGAGGACTTCTCCCGAACCTGCGCTAGAACCTGTACAAGCGTACTGCAGTCATTCAAAGCCACTGGGGTCGGTGCCAACTCCGATGGTCATCGCGCAGAAGATCGCCGAGAAGAGCGTAGGAAACGGGATCCCTTGGCCCACACCTCAGACCGAGAGGAAGCCGTTGACCCAGGAGAAGGAGCAAGCGAATACAACCTCGCTCACTGAAGGTCGGGCACCCCCATACAAAAACGTCAAAGCCCAGAGGTTCCCGTCCAACATTAGCATCTCCGTGCCGAACAAGGAGTACAACAGCACCATCTCCAAGGCGGCGGTCAAAGTACAACAACGCAAAGCTCAAGTGCTGGCGAACCTTGGCGGCACCAGCCTCCTCGCTGCAGAGTCAGAGCCAAGTCATCTTCCGGGATTAGTCAACAGCCCCAGAAGGAGCAGGCCTCTGAATCATTCTGCGTCCAATGAATCGGCAGGGATGGCAGCACCAAAGCTGGGGTCAGTCAACAAATCGCTGGACAAAGCCGATTCAGGGCTGTTGAATGGCTACAGACCAAAGGTCAGGGGCTCTGGCTCGAGCCAGTCCGTGATGGCCCCCGCCGTGTCCAAAGACAGTCACGCGGCCGGCCCCACCCGGAAATCTGCTTCCCTGCAACCCGGAACCACAGACTCTGCCCCCCGGACTGACTCACCGAACTCTCCAGCGGTGCGCAGAGCAGGCTCTTTCCAGCAGCCATCAGGATTCCGGACACCAGGAATTACTGTCCAGTTCTCAGGCCGCAGTTCGAATGACGAATCCTGTAGAGAAGCACTGCGCAGGCTGGGTATTTTGAGGATTAGCAAGGATCAGTGA